Within Crassostrea angulata isolate pt1a10 chromosome 2, ASM2561291v2, whole genome shotgun sequence, the genomic segment ggaaagacacatgcattttttatttgttattttacagaagtgtgcaatctatgataaacatttttagttttgaacgaattttgtcataatgtatgcccccctcctttacaatggttacctgtacatatagcagattgtatgtataattctatgttacctgtacgtaaagcaggttgtatgtataattctatgttacctgtacgtatagcagattgtatgtataattctatgttacctgtacgtatagcaggttgtatgtataattctatgttacctgtacgtatagcaggttgtatgtataattataggttacctgtacatataacagattgtatgtataattctatgttacctgtacatatagcagattgtatgtataattctatgttacctgtacgtatagcagattgtatgtataattctaagttacctgtacgtatagcagattgtatgtataattataggttacctgtacatatagcaggttgtatgtataattctatgttacctgtacatatagcaggttgtatgtataattctatgttacctgtatgtatagcaggttgtatgtataattctatgttacctgtacatataacagattgtatgtataattctatgttacctgtatgtatagcaggttgtatgtataattctatgttacctgtacgtatggcaggttgtatgtataattctatgttacctgtacatatagcagattgtatgtataattataaGTTAACTGTATGTATAGCAGATTGTATGtctaattctatgttacctgtacgtatatcagattgtatgtataattctatgttacctgtatgtatagcaggttgtatgtataattctacgTTACCTGTATGTATAGCACGTTGTATGAGTAATTCTATTAAGTTACCTGTACGTATAGCAGGTTGAGTTGTACTGGATCACGCTGGTCAACGTTTTGGTCGGAGAAAAAGAACTTCCTCCTCAGCAGTAGTGTGTCCACGTCCAACACCCCCTGTTTTCTCAGGGTCCGTGAATGGTCCAACCACTCCACtgaaaaatcatccaatcaaaaCTCATTTACAAAACATCCAATCAAAActcaatacatttattttaatctaaATTTCATCAACTACTCCAATTGAAATCATTTGATCAAAACTTTATGAAAATGTCCAATCAAAACATATCAATGAACGTAGCCTACGTTCGTCGTCCGTGTGGAGTTTCTTTCTCATCTCGTCGAGTTTCTTCTGGTCCTTGGCGATGGACTTGTCTCGGCGGAGAGTCAGCGTCTCCTCTTTCTCGTCGTCCATCATCTCGCGAACCAGGGAGTATTCCTCATGGTTAGAGATACCTGGAGAATAATACAACTGTGATAGGATTATATTTAGCATGGCCACATGTCAAGCACGTGTTCGTCTATTGCTGAAGCAAAACGTAACGATAAATATGATTGGTTGTATTCGTTTAAGTATCATTCGGAAAATGTCTGTGTGGGGAAAAGCTGGTTCgagttataaaaattacatatagtcgttctgattggttaagagaaACACATGCACCCCCAGAGCGCGGTGTAATAAAGTCAGGATTTGACTTAGTTCGGCAGTTGACGTGGAATCTTCTCTAAGGCTCGAGTCAACTCACTTCCCCGGGTAGAAGGGTGGGCCCCAGTCTCCGTTTCCCGTCTCGTTCATGAATGGCCTTGCTAAGCATTTTGTTTATTGTCCCTTAAATTTTCCATTGTGCAGCGTTTAGTCTGTGCTAAGTGGGTTGGCATTAGGTTTGGGTTACTTGGactttaaattaactttaagGCAGGCTTACATTTACGTTGTAACGTGGTAAGGATGGTGATAACGGGAAGTTTGTATAACTGTATATTTGTGTATAtaacatttgttcattaataattCTATGGATCCATAACAAgtgttttcatttacatgtagctgGAACTTGGAGTAGAGTTAGTGTGATTTTGAAATACTCGTAAATATTTGATAGAGTGATTGAGCGTTGATATAACTTTCTAGAACATTTACATTATTACGGAGTTTTGGATTTAGACTAAGAAAACTGACAGATTTGAGACTGACTTAACTTAAGCGACTAGAGACTTAAGAATATCATGGAACTTCTGgtataaattaaagttataaccactatacgattacaCAACAATACAGAAAATATGTTGATAAGTGTTGCTGTATGTTGCTAACACTTACCCATCTTGGTACAAATTGTGTTGCCCAACTGTGTGGCTGTCATTCACCTTACATATGTGTTTGTGTTGCTACATGTTGCGTGTGTTGCTATTTGGTGCTGTATGTGCTAACATCTGTCCAtcgaaaattgacccccaccaaattaaatgattccacagtacctaTCCTGATATAGATGGTGACCATCAGTTGCCCCACTGTGTAGCTGTCATCCAACTGTAACTTATGTGTTTCTGTGTGTTGAGAGTTACAGTGTGTTGCTATATGCAGTGTGTTGATGTATGTTGCTTTAAGTTGCTGTATGTTGCTTAGACTTACCCGTCTTGGTACAGATGGTGACCATCAGCTGCCCTACTATAACTTCTTTTTTTGTGTGTTGCTATGAGTTGCTGTATGTTGCTGTGTGTTACTTAATGTTGCTGTATGTTGCTTAGACTTACCCATCTTGGTACAGATGGTGACCATGTGACAATGTTTTTACTGTAAATGTCTTTCCTGTTCCAGCTTGGCCTGTTATCAAGATATTGTTATCATTTTCCGCAATGTTTACACATTTTTCCTGGTCGCTGTCTATTTTCGCGGGTTCTTACGATTTCTCTGGACTTACCGTATGCATTCGAAACATCTCTGACTTTATATGGAGAGCCGCCGCTAGGCGTCGCGTTGCTCGATGCaaacttccgttgctttcgatGAAATGGAATGGTATCGAGGACGTTTCGGGTCACTGGGTGGTTAAAACGGCATGTATACTTATATAAAGTATAAGAAGAAGTCATTAGATCATTTTGTGACCTACTTCTCGCCAGAAACCGGTAGACAAAGGGTataaattgttgaaaatgaaCTGTGAATtgaggccccccccccccgatggcgagtgtcgtccctttacctttttagctcaccgagacgaagtcagggggagcttatgctaggtatcaggagaaaacgtacccaagagaaaacgtacccaggagaaaacgtacccaatctctagggtacgttttctccaggagaaaacgtacctggatacgttttctccaggagaaaacgtaccct encodes:
- the LOC128171416 gene encoding talin-1-like gives rise to the protein MTSSYTLYKYTCRFNHPVTRNVLDTIPFHRKQRKFASSNATPSGGSPYKVRDVSNAYGISNHEEYSLVREMMDDEKEETLTLRRDKSIAKDQKKLDEMRKKLHTDDELEWLDHSRTLRKQGVLDVDTLLLRRKFFFSDQNVDQRDPVQLNLLYVQVT